A genomic segment from Equus asinus isolate D_3611 breed Donkey chromosome 23, EquAss-T2T_v2, whole genome shotgun sequence encodes:
- the DMAC1 gene encoding distal membrane-arm assembly complex protein 1 isoform X1, producing MGSFGSKLFEPVKVAAPPEVSSPAKPAPLAAPGAPTSPEQAPVFNNCWSCRVLSGSGLIGAGGHCLLGCDHPVRPQGEGYPCCLKVPPVNLSSSVPVRVTHRASMGLMDILDRYIDVDRLQCCGSYKIEKTNMSCHSLAMRVCSCLLRLHRDQ from the exons ATGGGTTCTTTCGGTTCTAAGCTTTTTGAGCCGGTCAAGGTCGCTGCACCTCCCGAGGTCTCCTCCCCCGCCAAGCCCGCGCCCCTCGCTGCACCCGGAGCGCCGACTTCTCCAGAACAAGCCCCCGTATTTAATAATTGCTGGAGCTGTCGCGTACTCTCCGGGTCGGGGCTGATAGGGGCGGGCGG GCATTGCTTGTTGGGGTGTGATCATCCTGTCAGACCCCAAGGGGAAGGCTATCCGTGCTGCTTGAAAGTACCACCAGTGAATTTGTCATCTTCTGTCCCTGTCCGCGTGACACACAGAGCAAGCATGGGGCTTATGGACATTCTGGACAGATATATCGACGTTGATAGACTTCAGTGCTGTGGATCCTACAAGATTGAAAAGACAAACATGAGTTGTCATTCTTTGGCCATGAGGGTTTGTAGCTGTCTTCTCAGGCTCCACAGGGATCAATAA
- the DMAC1 gene encoding distal membrane-arm assembly complex protein 1 isoform X2, whose protein sequence is MGSFGSKLFEPVKVAAPPEVSSPAKPAPLAAPGAPTSPEQAPVFNNCWSCRVLSGSGLIGAGGYVYWVARKPMKLGYPPGPGTITQMVIGISIACWGVIILSDPKGKAIRAA, encoded by the exons ATGGGTTCTTTCGGTTCTAAGCTTTTTGAGCCGGTCAAGGTCGCTGCACCTCCCGAGGTCTCCTCCCCCGCCAAGCCCGCGCCCCTCGCTGCACCCGGAGCGCCGACTTCTCCAGAACAAGCCCCCGTATTTAATAATTGCTGGAGCTGTCGCGTACTCTCCGGGTCGGGGCTGATAGGGGCGGGCGGGTATGTGTACTGGGTGGCGCGGAAGCCCATGAAGCTGGGATACCCCCCGGGTCCAGGGACTATCACGCAGATGGTCATCGGCATCA GCATTGCTTGTTGGGGTGTGATCATCCTGTCAGACCCCAAGGGGAAGGCTATCCGTGCTGCTTGA